One Loxodonta africana isolate mLoxAfr1 chromosome 4, mLoxAfr1.hap2, whole genome shotgun sequence genomic region harbors:
- the RHNO1 gene encoding RAD9, HUS1, RAD1-interacting nuclear orphan protein 1 encodes MPPRKKRSQHSRKAPLLFHQQPLEGPKHHCGSPQLPISHTRQVPSKPIDHNTITSWVLPQFDTTAESCFQVYQKRGHQAQARHSSRKSTTSKFPHLTFESPQSSSSSATLGIPLIRESPEQSVKISRRPLVPVLSPQSCGEPSVHTLESPAYVFLPPDIQTPGSSPVKEKPILPDQKENSLPSCSLRTSTPKSPDPGPVLVKDTPQEKYGIKVTWRRRQNLLACLRERGRLSRSQFLVKN; translated from the exons ATGCCGCCCAGAAAAAAACGCAGCCAGCATTCTCGGAAAGCCCCACTGCTATTCCACCAACAACCACTGGAGGGCCCCAAACACCACTGTGGATCTCCACAGCTTCCCATCAGTCACACTAGACAGGTGCCCAGCAAGCCCattgaccacaacaccatcacaTCCTGG gtATTGCCTCAGTTTGATACAACAGCAGAAAGCTGTTTCCAAGTTTACCAGAAACGTGGTCACCAAGCCCAGGCGAGACATTCAAGTCGAAAATCTACCACTTCCAAGTTTCCACATCTAACCTTTGAGAGTCCACAGTCTTCTTCCAGCTCAGCGACATTGGGGATCCCCTTAATCAGGGAGTCTCCTGAGCAATCAGTAAAGATTTCCAGAAGGCCCTTAGTTCCAGTGCTTAGTCCCCAAAGCTGTGGGGAACCGTCAGTACATACACTTGAAAGCCCAGCTTACGTGTTCCTTCCACCTGATATCCAGACTCCAGGGTCATCTCCCGTGAAGGAAAAACCCATTCTCCCAGATCAGAAGGAAAACAGCCTTCCAAGCTGCTCCCTTCGTACGAGTACTCCTAAGAGCCCAGATCCTGGGCCTGTTCTGGTTAAAGACACTCCTCAGGAGAAGTATGGGATAAAGGTCACCTGGAGGAGACGGCAGAACCTGTTGGCTTGCCTCAGGGAGAGAGGGAGGTTGAGCAGAAGCCAGTTCCTTGTGAAAAACTGA
- the FOXM1 gene encoding forkhead box protein M1 isoform X1, with protein MKTSPRRPLILKRRRLPLPVQNAPGETSEEQPKQSPAQQEPGQAQASKEVAESSSCKFPAGIKIINHPTMPNTQVVAIPNNANIQSIITALTAKGKESGSSGPNKFILISCGGAPTHPPGPQPVTQASCDSKRTEVITETLGPKPTARDVNLPRPPGALPGQRWESCAGGEAAGCTLDNSLTNIQWLGKMSSDGLGSCGIKQEMEEKENHHLEQSQVKVEKAPGGSTSWQDSMSERPPYSYMAMIQFAINSTERKRMTLKDIYTWIEDHFPYFKHIAKPGWKNSIRHNLSLHDMFVRETSANGKVSFWTIHPSANRYLTLDQVFKPLDPGSPQSPEHLESQQQKRPNPELRRNMTIKTELPLGARRKMKPLLPRVSSYLVPIQFPVNQSLVLQPSVKVPLPLAASLMSSELSRHSKRVRIAPKVLLADEGIAPLPTVGPVKEEKLLPGEGLSPLLPVQSIKEEEIQAGEETPYLARHIKVESPPLEEWPSPSFKEEPPHSWEDSSQSPTPRPKKSYSGLKSPARCVSEMLVIKRRERRERSRSRRKQHLLPPRVDEPEPLFSEGPSTSRRAAELPFLAEASEPASQHCYSQEEGGPFKTPIKETLPISSTPSKSVLPMTPESWRLTPPAKEGGLDFSPVRTPQGAFGPLPDSLGLMDLSTTPLKSVPLFDSPREFLNSEPFDLVSDPFSGCPPSDMETPKPGSPEPQVANLSANRSLTEGLVLDTMNDSLSKILLDISFPGLEEDPLGPDNTSWSQFIPELR; from the exons ATGAAAACCAGCCCCCGTCGGCCACTGATTCTCAAAAGACGGAGGCTGCCCCTTCCTGTTCAAAATGCCCCAGGTGAAACATCAGAGGAGCAACCTAAGCAGTCCCCTGCCCAACAGGAGCCTGGCCAAGCACAGGCCTCCAAGGAGGTGGCAGAGTCTAGCTCTTGCAAGTTTCCAGCTGGAATCAAGATTATTAACCACCCTACCATGCCTAACACCCAAGTGGTGGCCATCCCCAACAATGCCAATATCCAGAGCATCATCACAGCACTGACCgccaaaggaaaagaaagtggCAGCAGTGGGCCCAACAAGTTCATCCTCATCAGCTGTGGGGGAGCCCCCACTCACCCTCCAGGACCCCAGCCTGTAACCCAAGCCAGCTGTGATTCAAAGAGGACAGAAGTGATAACCGAAACCCTGGGACCAAAGCCTACAGCTAGGGATGTGAATCTTCCTAGACCTCCTGGAGCCCTTCCGGGGCAGCGATGGGAGAGCTGTG CTGGCGGTGAGGCAGCAGGCTGCACTCTCGACAACAGCTTGACCAATATCCAGTGGCTTGGAAAGATGAGTTCTGATGGACTGGGCTCCTGCGGCATCAAGCAAGAAATGGAGGAAAAAGAGAATCATCACCTGGAACAGAGTCAAGTTAAG GTTGAGAAGGCCCCTGGAGGATCAACATCCTGGCAGGACTCCATGTCTGAGCGGCCACCCTACTCTTACATGGCCATGATACAATTCGCTATCAACAGCACTGAGAGGAAGCGCATGACTTTGAAGGACATCTATACTTGGATCGAGGACCACTTCCCCTACTTTAAGCACATTGCCAAACCAGGCTGGAAG AATTCCATCCGCCACAACCTCTCTCTCCATGACATGTTTGTTCGTGAAACGTCTGCCAATGGCAAGGTCTCCTTTTGGACCATTCACCCCAGTGCCAATCGCTACTTGACGTTGGACCAGGTGTTTAAG CCACTGGACCCAGGGTCTCCACAATCGCCCGAGCACTTGGAATCA CAGCAGCAGAAACGACCCAATCCTGAGCTCCGCCGGAACATGACCATCAAAACTGAACTCCCACTGGGCGCAC GCCGGAAGATGAAGCCCCTGCTACCACGGGTCAGCTCGTACCTGGTCCCCATCCAGTTCCCAGTCAACCAGTCACTGGTGTTGCAGCCCTCGGTGAAGGTACCATTGCCCCTGGCAGCTTCACTCATGAGCTCAGAGCTTTCCCGCCATAGCAAACGAGTCCGCATTGCCCCCAAG GTACTGCTAGCTGATGAAGGGATAGCCCCTCTTCCCACTGTGGGACCAGTGAAAGAGGAAAAACTCCTGCCTGGAGAAGGGCTGTCCCCTTTGCTACCAGTTCAGTCCATCAAGGAGGAAGAAATCCAGGCTGGGGAGGAAACACCGTACTTAGCAAGACACATCAAAGTGGAGAGCCCTCCCTTGGAAGAGTGGCCCTCCCCGTCTTTCAAAGAGGAACCGCCTCACTCCTGGGAGGATTCGTCCCAGTCTCCCACTCCAAGGCCCAAGAAGTCCTACAGTGGGCTCAAGTCCCCAGCCCGGTGTGTCTCTGAAATGCTTGTGATTAAacggagggagaggagggagaggagccGATCCCGAAGGAAACAGCATCTACTGCCTCCCCGTGTGGATGAGCCCGAGCCGCTCTTCTCAGAGGGCCCCAGCACTTCCCGCCGAGCCGCAGAGCTTCCTTTCCTAGCAGAGGCCTCTGAGCCGGCCTCCCAGCACTGCTACTCCCAGGAGGAGGGAGGACCTTTTAAGACACCCATTAAGGAGACACTGCCCATCTCTTCTACCCCGAGCAAATCTGTTCTCCCTATGACCCCTGAATCCTGGAGGCTCACACCCCCAGCCAAAGAGGGGGGACTAGATTTCAGCCCAGTACGAACCCCCCAGGGTGCCTTTGGCCCCCTACCTGACTCCCTGGGGCTGATGGATCTCAGCACCACCCCACTGAAAAGTGTTCCACTCTTTGACTCACCCCGAGAGTTCCTCAATTCGGAGCCCTTTGACCTTGTCTCTGACCCCTTCAGCGGCTGTCCGCCCTCAGATATGGAAACCCCCAAGCCAGGTTCCCCTGAGCCACAggttgccaacctttcagccaatCGCTCACTGACAGAAGGTCTGGTTCTGGACACAATGAATGATAGCCTCAGCAAGATCCTACTGGACATCAGCTTCCCTGGCCTGGAGGAAGACCCACTGGGCCCTGATAACACCAGCTGGTCTCAGTTCATTCCTGAGCTGCGGTAG
- the FOXM1 gene encoding forkhead box protein M1 isoform X2, whose translation MKTSPRRPLILKRRRLPLPVQNAPGETSEEQPKQSPAQQEPGQAQASKEVAESSSCKFPAGIKIINHPTMPNTQVVAIPNNANIQSIITALTAKGKESGSSGPNKFILISCGGAPTHPPGPQPVTQASCDSKRTEVITETLGPKPTARDVNLPRPPGALPGQRWESCAGGEAAGCTLDNSLTNIQWLGKMSSDGLGSCGIKQEMEEKENHHLEQSQVKVEKAPGGSTSWQDSMSERPPYSYMAMIQFAINSTERKRMTLKDIYTWIEDHFPYFKHIAKPGWKNSIRHNLSLHDMFVRETSANGKVSFWTIHPSANRYLTLDQVFKPLDPGSPQSPEHLESQQKRPNPELRRNMTIKTELPLGARRKMKPLLPRVSSYLVPIQFPVNQSLVLQPSVKVPLPLAASLMSSELSRHSKRVRIAPKVLLADEGIAPLPTVGPVKEEKLLPGEGLSPLLPVQSIKEEEIQAGEETPYLARHIKVESPPLEEWPSPSFKEEPPHSWEDSSQSPTPRPKKSYSGLKSPARCVSEMLVIKRRERRERSRSRRKQHLLPPRVDEPEPLFSEGPSTSRRAAELPFLAEASEPASQHCYSQEEGGPFKTPIKETLPISSTPSKSVLPMTPESWRLTPPAKEGGLDFSPVRTPQGAFGPLPDSLGLMDLSTTPLKSVPLFDSPREFLNSEPFDLVSDPFSGCPPSDMETPKPGSPEPQVANLSANRSLTEGLVLDTMNDSLSKILLDISFPGLEEDPLGPDNTSWSQFIPELR comes from the exons ATGAAAACCAGCCCCCGTCGGCCACTGATTCTCAAAAGACGGAGGCTGCCCCTTCCTGTTCAAAATGCCCCAGGTGAAACATCAGAGGAGCAACCTAAGCAGTCCCCTGCCCAACAGGAGCCTGGCCAAGCACAGGCCTCCAAGGAGGTGGCAGAGTCTAGCTCTTGCAAGTTTCCAGCTGGAATCAAGATTATTAACCACCCTACCATGCCTAACACCCAAGTGGTGGCCATCCCCAACAATGCCAATATCCAGAGCATCATCACAGCACTGACCgccaaaggaaaagaaagtggCAGCAGTGGGCCCAACAAGTTCATCCTCATCAGCTGTGGGGGAGCCCCCACTCACCCTCCAGGACCCCAGCCTGTAACCCAAGCCAGCTGTGATTCAAAGAGGACAGAAGTGATAACCGAAACCCTGGGACCAAAGCCTACAGCTAGGGATGTGAATCTTCCTAGACCTCCTGGAGCCCTTCCGGGGCAGCGATGGGAGAGCTGTG CTGGCGGTGAGGCAGCAGGCTGCACTCTCGACAACAGCTTGACCAATATCCAGTGGCTTGGAAAGATGAGTTCTGATGGACTGGGCTCCTGCGGCATCAAGCAAGAAATGGAGGAAAAAGAGAATCATCACCTGGAACAGAGTCAAGTTAAG GTTGAGAAGGCCCCTGGAGGATCAACATCCTGGCAGGACTCCATGTCTGAGCGGCCACCCTACTCTTACATGGCCATGATACAATTCGCTATCAACAGCACTGAGAGGAAGCGCATGACTTTGAAGGACATCTATACTTGGATCGAGGACCACTTCCCCTACTTTAAGCACATTGCCAAACCAGGCTGGAAG AATTCCATCCGCCACAACCTCTCTCTCCATGACATGTTTGTTCGTGAAACGTCTGCCAATGGCAAGGTCTCCTTTTGGACCATTCACCCCAGTGCCAATCGCTACTTGACGTTGGACCAGGTGTTTAAG CCACTGGACCCAGGGTCTCCACAATCGCCCGAGCACTTGGAATCA CAGCAGAAACGACCCAATCCTGAGCTCCGCCGGAACATGACCATCAAAACTGAACTCCCACTGGGCGCAC GCCGGAAGATGAAGCCCCTGCTACCACGGGTCAGCTCGTACCTGGTCCCCATCCAGTTCCCAGTCAACCAGTCACTGGTGTTGCAGCCCTCGGTGAAGGTACCATTGCCCCTGGCAGCTTCACTCATGAGCTCAGAGCTTTCCCGCCATAGCAAACGAGTCCGCATTGCCCCCAAG GTACTGCTAGCTGATGAAGGGATAGCCCCTCTTCCCACTGTGGGACCAGTGAAAGAGGAAAAACTCCTGCCTGGAGAAGGGCTGTCCCCTTTGCTACCAGTTCAGTCCATCAAGGAGGAAGAAATCCAGGCTGGGGAGGAAACACCGTACTTAGCAAGACACATCAAAGTGGAGAGCCCTCCCTTGGAAGAGTGGCCCTCCCCGTCTTTCAAAGAGGAACCGCCTCACTCCTGGGAGGATTCGTCCCAGTCTCCCACTCCAAGGCCCAAGAAGTCCTACAGTGGGCTCAAGTCCCCAGCCCGGTGTGTCTCTGAAATGCTTGTGATTAAacggagggagaggagggagaggagccGATCCCGAAGGAAACAGCATCTACTGCCTCCCCGTGTGGATGAGCCCGAGCCGCTCTTCTCAGAGGGCCCCAGCACTTCCCGCCGAGCCGCAGAGCTTCCTTTCCTAGCAGAGGCCTCTGAGCCGGCCTCCCAGCACTGCTACTCCCAGGAGGAGGGAGGACCTTTTAAGACACCCATTAAGGAGACACTGCCCATCTCTTCTACCCCGAGCAAATCTGTTCTCCCTATGACCCCTGAATCCTGGAGGCTCACACCCCCAGCCAAAGAGGGGGGACTAGATTTCAGCCCAGTACGAACCCCCCAGGGTGCCTTTGGCCCCCTACCTGACTCCCTGGGGCTGATGGATCTCAGCACCACCCCACTGAAAAGTGTTCCACTCTTTGACTCACCCCGAGAGTTCCTCAATTCGGAGCCCTTTGACCTTGTCTCTGACCCCTTCAGCGGCTGTCCGCCCTCAGATATGGAAACCCCCAAGCCAGGTTCCCCTGAGCCACAggttgccaacctttcagccaatCGCTCACTGACAGAAGGTCTGGTTCTGGACACAATGAATGATAGCCTCAGCAAGATCCTACTGGACATCAGCTTCCCTGGCCTGGAGGAAGACCCACTGGGCCCTGATAACACCAGCTGGTCTCAGTTCATTCCTGAGCTGCGGTAG
- the TEX52 gene encoding testis-expressed protein 52, whose product MASNPRRIPPGGQKSGPSSVREPFLQMVHSNESFPAFQTWTQHDNFLLPSESWELPGFTRQAYHQLALKLPPYTEIKSKVRQCLTYPAENASQHTWGFHTWLDVGRLPATFPTRPDVPYDSNVWRWLTNSRAHHQPPAKPPIPPPSWMGKNSFLTFICCTPIFVDANRKNQVILRTVKELKEVEKLKLRSEVRAPPLDVHGNILPPENFKKYQHISAGGRFEPRGLQLMPNPLPNDLTKSWPCPNPLPHYQEKKLKLAVLPSAPLSQDLVRNYQTLIKDRVALPLYYLSTAKPGKTSTRKRRCGHI is encoded by the exons ATGGCAAGTAACCCACGAAGAATTCCCCCCGGAGGGCAAAAAAGCGGTCCATCCAGTGTCAGAGAACCTTTCCTGCAG ATGGTCCATTCAAATGAGTCATTCCCAGCCTTCCAAACGTGGACTCAGCATGACAACTTCCTCCTCCCCAGTGAGTCCTGGGAGTTGCCTGGTTTCACCCGGCAAGCCTACCACCAGTTGGCCTTGAAGCTGCCACCCTACACAGAAATTAAGTCCAAGGTGCGTCAATGCCTAACCTACCCTGCTGAGAATGCATCCCAGCACACCTGGGGCTTTCACACGTGGCTTGATGTGGGGCGCTTGCCTGCCACCTTCCCTACACGGCCTGATGTGCCCTACGATAGCAATGTCTGGCGCTGGTTGACGAACTCCAGGGCCCACCACCAGCCCCCAGCCAagcctcccatcccccctccctcCTGGATGGGTAAAAACAGCTTCCTGACCTTCATCTGCTGTACTCCCATCTTTGTGGATGCAAATAGGAAGAACCAGGTGATCCTCAGGACGGTGAAGGAGCTCAAAGAGGTGGAGAAACTCAAGCTGAGGAGTGAAGTGAGAGCACCTCCACTCGATGTACACGGCAACATCCTGCCTCCAGAGAACTTCAAGAA ATATCAGCACATATCAGCTGGTGGAAGGTTTGAACCCCGCGGCCTGCAGCTCATGCCCAACCCACTTCCCAATGACCTCACCAAGAGCTGGCCCTGTCCAAACCCTCTGCCACATTACCAAGAGAAGAAGCTAAAGCTGGCGGTGCTGCCCAGTGCACCCCTGAGCCAGGACCTCGTGAGGAATTACCAAACCCTGATCAAGGATCGAGTTGCCTTGCCCCTCTACTATCTCTCCACAGCAAAACCTGGCAAAACCTCAACAAGGAAGAGAAGGTGTGGACACATCTAG